From Garra rufa chromosome 19, GarRuf1.0, whole genome shotgun sequence, the proteins below share one genomic window:
- the LOC141292636 gene encoding small ribosomal subunit protein uS2m-like, translating to MAAGVLTGVRQVLRGPRLASAVFSCHGQTFSSTAAAVKSPPAPTDNAATEKILNFPLTQPDYFHLSELFTIKDLFEARVHLGHKKGCRHRLMEPYLFGSRLDTDIIDLEKTVEHLQQALNFAAHVAYRRGIILFVSRRRQFGQLIETTARECGEYAHTRYWKGGLLTNAPIQYSPGVRLPDLIVFFSTLNNVFQQHVGVRDAAKMNIPTIGIVDSNCNPSLITYPVPGNDDTPVAMEMYCRLFKMTINRAKDKRRQVELLKGISASE from the exons ATGGCAGCGGGCGTCTTAACTGGAG TAAGGCAGGTTCTCCGGGGCCCTCGGTTGGCCTCTGCTGTGTTCTCATGTCATGGACAGACATTCAGTTCCACAGCAGCTGCAGTCAAATCACCGCCAGCACCGACAGACAACG CTGCCACAGAGAAGATCCTGAACTTCCCACTCACTCAACCGGACTATTTCCACTTGTCTGAGCTCTTCACTATAAAGGACCTGTTTGAAGCCCGTGTCCATCTTGGACACAAAAAAGGCTGCCGGCATAG GCTGATGGAACCGTACCTGTTTGGTTCTCGTCTGGACACAGACATCATTGATCTGGAGAAGACTGTTGAACACCTCCAGCAGGCGCTGAACTTCGCAGCTCACGTGGCGTACCGCCGCGGCATCATCCTGTTCGTCAGCCGCAGGCGGCAGTTCGGTCAGCTGATAGAGACGACAGCACGAGAGTGCGGCGAATACGCTCACACACGCTACTGGAAGGGAGGCTTGCTCACAAACGCCCCCATCCAGTACAGCCCCGGCGTCCGGCTGCCGGACCTCATTGTTTTCTTCTCCACGCTCAATAACGTTTTCCAGCAGCACGTCGGCGTCCGGGATGCGGCCAAAATGAATATTCCCACAATCGGGATTGTGGACTCTAACTGTAACCCTAGTCTCATCACCTACCCAGTGCCCGGCAACGACGACACCCCTGTTGCCATGGAGATGTACTGCCGGCTGTTTAAAATGACCATTAACAGAGCAAAGGACAAGAGGAGACAGGTGGAGCTTCTCAAGGGTATTTCAGCCTCAGAATGA
- the LOC141293034 gene encoding divergent protein kinase domain 1B-like, translated as MRGENGPDSPLRHDNNLYDKPSRGTSMDEFRAMLHSFLKDSVGEQSSLSTLVTRVISLADVNSDGKVSLAEAKSVWALLQINEFVLMVALQDKEHAPRLLGFCGDLYVTERVAHSALFRLEVPGWLQPVFPEALGVALNQWLAPAWPRRARITIGLLEFVEEVFHGVYGSFYICDASPRRVGYNAKYDFKMADLQSVASEATVKGFLRGRTCEANADCTYGRDCTATCDRLARQCNVEVVQPNLAKVCALLQDFLLFGAPSDLREDLEKQLRTCVTLSGLASQMEVHHSLVLNNLKTLLWKKISNTKYS; from the exons ATGAGAGGAGAAAACGGTCCTGATTCTCCACTACGGCATGACAACAACCTCTATGATAAACCTAGCCGTGGAACGTCCATGGATGAATTCAGAGCGATGCTGCATTCCTTTCTCAAG GACAGTGTTGGTGAGCAGTCATCTCTTAGCACTCTTGTAACTCGTGTGATTTCACTGGCGGATGTCAACAGCGATGGAAAAGTTTCATTAGCGGAGGCGAAATCCGTCTGGGCTTTGCTTCAGATCAATGAATTTGTTTTAATGGTGGCACTGCAAGATAAAGAACACGCTCCACGCTTGCTGGGCTTCTGCGGAGACCTTTATGTGACTGAACGTGTGGCACACAGCGCCCTCTTCAGACTGGAAGTGCCTGGTTGGCTGCAGCCAGTGTTTCCCGAGGCGCTGGGCGTCGCTCTAAACCAGTGGCTCGCTCCTGCATGGCCCCGCAGAGCCCGAATCACCATCGGACTACTAGAGTTTGTTGAAGAGGTATTCCATGGCGTATACGGAAGCTTCTACATTTGTGACGCAAGCCCAAGACGGGTCGGCTATAATGCGAAATACGACTTCAAAATGGCAGACCTTCAAAGCGTAGCATCGGAGGCAACTGTCAAGGGGTTCCTTCGAGGGAGGACTTGCGAGGCAAATGCCGACTGCACTTACGGACGGGATTGTACCGCAACGTGCGACCGATTGGCAAGGCAGTGCAACGTGGAGGTGGTGCAGCCCAACTTGGCCAAGGTGTGCGCGCTCCTGCAAGACTTCCTGCTCTTCGGAGCGCCGTCAGACCTGAGGGAAGACCTGGAGAAACAGCTACGCACCTGTGTGACTCTAAGCGGACTGGCCTCGCAGATGGAGGTGCATCATTCCCTTGTTTTGAACAACCTCAAAACGCTACTGTGGAAGAAGATCTCAAATACCAAGTACTCTTGA